The following are encoded together in the Parabacteroides chongii genome:
- a CDS encoding NeuD/PglB/VioB family sugar acetyltransferase, giving the protein MKHLIIIGARGFGREIYNLAIECDGYGRDFIVTGFLDDKSDALDGYEGYPSILGAVEDYNIQENDIFVCALGDVFYKKKYVQMVLDKNGKFMTLIHPNAYISKNVKVGTGCIICRNALISCDITIGDFVTIQPFSDLGHDVRVGDYCHLNTYAFLGGYAELGEMVTIHTGGIVLPHKKINDKATVGAGSVVIRNVKEEMTVFGLPAVKI; this is encoded by the coding sequence ATGAAGCATTTAATAATCATCGGAGCACGTGGATTTGGTCGTGAAATATACAATTTAGCGATTGAATGTGATGGATATGGTAGAGACTTTATTGTCACAGGATTCCTGGATGATAAAAGTGATGCTTTAGATGGATATGAAGGTTATCCTTCTATATTGGGAGCTGTTGAGGATTATAATATCCAGGAAAATGATATTTTTGTGTGTGCTTTAGGAGATGTTTTCTATAAGAAAAAGTATGTACAAATGGTGTTGGATAAAAATGGAAAATTTATGACTTTAATTCATCCTAATGCTTATATTTCAAAAAATGTCAAAGTAGGAACAGGATGTATTATTTGTCGTAATGCCTTAATTTCATGTGATATCACTATAGGTGATTTTGTGACTATACAACCTTTCTCTGATTTGGGACATGATGTTAGAGTGGGTGATTATTGTCATTTGAATACTTATGCTTTTTTAGGTGGATATGCCGAATTAGGTGAAATGGTGACCATTCACACGGGTGGAATTGTTTTGCCGCATAAGAAAATTAACGATAAAGCAACAGTTGGGGCTGGTAGTGTTGTTATTAGAAATGTGAAAGAAGAAATGACAGTGTTTGGTTTGCCAGCCGTAAAAATATAA
- a CDS encoding UDP-glucuronic acid decarboxylase family protein, whose translation MKQILVTGGAGFIGSHLCERLLKDGNNVICMDNYFTGCKQNIVHLLNNPYFELVRHDVTFPYYVEVDEIYNLACPASPIHYQFDPVSTIKTSVIGAINMLGLAKRTKARILQASTSEVYGDPAVHPQEESYWGNVNPIGLRSCYDEGKRCAETLFMDYHRQNKLDVKIIRIFNTYGPRMRPDDGRVVSNFIMQALKGEDITIYGDGMQTRSFQYVDDLVEGMVRMMATENFTGPVNLGNPGEFTMIELAEIILKMTNSKSKIVFKPLPSDDPKQRKPDISLAKEKLNGWEPTIRLEEGLVETIKYFKSL comes from the coding sequence ATGAAACAGATTTTGGTTACCGGTGGAGCCGGGTTTATCGGCTCTCATCTTTGCGAACGCCTACTGAAAGACGGGAACAATGTGATTTGTATGGACAACTATTTTACAGGTTGTAAACAGAATATTGTTCATTTATTGAACAATCCTTACTTTGAGTTGGTTCGCCACGATGTGACATTCCCGTATTATGTAGAGGTAGACGAAATCTATAATCTGGCATGCCCGGCGTCTCCGATACATTATCAGTTCGATCCGGTGAGTACTATTAAAACATCTGTTATCGGTGCGATTAATATGCTTGGGTTGGCTAAACGTACGAAAGCGCGTATCCTTCAGGCTTCTACCAGTGAAGTGTATGGCGATCCGGCTGTTCACCCTCAGGAAGAAAGTTATTGGGGTAATGTGAATCCTATAGGTTTGCGGAGTTGTTATGACGAAGGGAAACGTTGCGCAGAGACTTTGTTCATGGACTATCATCGTCAGAACAAGCTAGATGTCAAGATTATCCGTATCTTTAATACATATGGACCACGTATGCGTCCGGACGATGGCAGGGTGGTATCGAACTTTATCATGCAGGCATTGAAAGGGGAAGATATCACTATTTATGGCGATGGAATGCAGACTCGTAGTTTCCAGTATGTAGACGATTTGGTCGAAGGTATGGTGCGTATGATGGCAACGGAGAATTTTACGGGACCTGTCAATTTAGGAAATCCCGGTGAATTTACAATGATTGAATTGGCGGAGATCATATTGAAAATGACGAACTCGAAATCAAAGATTGTATTTAAGCCTCTTCCTTCCGATGATCCGAAACAACGCAAACCGGATATTTCTTTAGCCAAAGAAAAACTGAATGGCTGGGAACCGACAATCCGCCTGGAAGAGGGATTGGTAGAGACTATTAAATATTTCAAGAGTCTTTAA
- a CDS encoding TDP-N-acetylfucosamine:lipid II N-acetylfucosaminyltransferase: protein MKQNGRYKYIHIMPMGASSFCINFILFIDKYLSAREHLFVLLSKNIIDKLVDLDNVIYEDKSRAEVLYKYLPLGDSIILHSLPYPIWTFLFMKKSLLRKITWWVWGHDLYRTHRVKRDISSLKKRLVYCLKFTLNLMYSFVYEQLWSCVYFSKVKKMKSIIVCCRADQDEVRRRFGSDMKIFRSYYTSGYYYPELVQLEEKRMDDSINIMIGHCAFDFLKHREYLDKLLVYKNEDIKIVLPLSYGDISYAETIETYARTLYGDKVLILRENLGFLDYVKLIKTIDIAIFDYKHQSALGNIMLLLLWGKKVYLSSKGILFKGFKDDGVNVYDCDEIGNIPLKELSLHLYPNTLGIEYAKEAFDEKFLKKNYENIFEYLAKK, encoded by the coding sequence ATGAAACAAAATGGAAGATATAAATATATTCATATAATGCCTATGGGGGCATCTTCGTTTTGTATAAATTTCATATTGTTCATTGATAAATATTTGTCTGCACGTGAACATTTGTTTGTACTCTTGTCAAAGAATATTATAGATAAATTAGTTGATTTAGACAATGTTATTTACGAAGATAAAAGTCGAGCAGAGGTTTTATATAAATATTTGCCTTTAGGTGATTCGATAATTCTGCATAGTCTTCCATATCCTATTTGGACTTTTTTATTTATGAAGAAAAGTTTGTTAAGAAAAATAACTTGGTGGGTTTGGGGACATGATTTATATAGAACTCATAGAGTCAAGCGTGATATTTCTTCTTTGAAAAAGCGGTTAGTGTATTGTCTGAAGTTTACACTGAATTTAATGTATTCGTTTGTGTATGAGCAGCTTTGGAGTTGTGTGTACTTCTCTAAAGTAAAAAAAATGAAATCGATCATAGTTTGTTGCCGCGCAGATCAAGATGAAGTTAGAAGAAGGTTCGGATCTGATATGAAAATATTTAGATCTTACTATACTTCTGGGTATTACTATCCTGAACTTGTTCAATTAGAGGAAAAACGGATGGATGATAGTATAAATATAATGATAGGTCATTGTGCCTTTGATTTTTTAAAGCATAGGGAATATCTGGATAAATTGTTAGTATATAAAAATGAAGATATAAAAATAGTATTACCACTTTCTTATGGTGATATCTCATATGCTGAGACGATTGAAACTTATGCAAGAACTCTTTATGGTGATAAGGTGCTGATTTTACGAGAGAATTTAGGCTTTTTGGATTATGTTAAACTAATAAAGACTATAGATATCGCTATTTTTGACTATAAACATCAATCAGCATTAGGAAATATAATGTTGTTACTACTTTGGGGTAAAAAAGTTTATCTATCTTCTAAAGGTATTTTATTCAAAGGATTTAAAGATGATGGTGTGAATGTTTATGATTGTGATGAGATAGGAAATATACCTTTAAAAGAATTGTCTTTGCATTTATATCCGAATACTTTGGGTATCGAATATGCCAAAGAGGCATTTGATGAGAAGTTCTTAAAAAAGAACTATGAAAATATATTTGAGTATTTAGCAAAAAAATAA
- a CDS encoding DegT/DnrJ/EryC1/StrS family aminotransferase: protein MEEIKVTSPLLPSLDEFIVSLKDIWDRQWLTNNGLYHQKLEKALCEYLGVPYISLFTNGTLPLICALQAMRITGEVITTPYSFVATTHALWWNGIKPVFVDIDPETGNIDPEKIEAAITPKTTAIMPVHVYGQPCKIRRIQEIADTYGLKIIYDAAHAFGVQENEQSIVNAGDMATLSFHATKVYSTIEGGALICHDEQTKQRIDYIKNFGFANETTVVAPGINGKMDEVRAAYGLLSLKHVDQAIEKRCRVAKQYREALNDVEGIRCFDDKPNVKHNYSYFPIFVDEKKYGMSRDDLYEKMKSVGVFGRRYFYPLISTFSTYRGLESASKMNLPEAYKMAEEVICLPMHHGLNENDIERVIKSIIQ, encoded by the coding sequence ATGGAAGAAATAAAAGTAACCTCTCCATTGCTTCCTTCATTGGATGAGTTTATCGTATCATTAAAAGATATTTGGGATAGGCAATGGCTTACCAATAATGGGTTATATCATCAGAAATTGGAGAAGGCTCTTTGTGAATACTTAGGGGTACCATATATTAGTTTATTTACTAATGGAACATTACCTTTGATCTGTGCATTGCAAGCAATGAGAATTACAGGAGAAGTCATTACCACTCCATATAGTTTTGTTGCTACTACCCATGCTTTGTGGTGGAATGGCATTAAACCAGTATTTGTTGATATAGATCCTGAGACGGGTAATATAGATCCTGAGAAAATAGAAGCAGCAATAACACCTAAGACAACAGCAATTATGCCTGTTCATGTTTATGGGCAACCTTGTAAAATCAGGCGTATTCAGGAAATTGCGGATACTTATGGATTGAAAATAATTTATGATGCAGCTCACGCTTTCGGGGTTCAGGAAAATGAACAATCTATTGTTAATGCTGGAGATATGGCTACATTGAGTTTTCATGCTACGAAGGTTTATAGTACAATAGAGGGAGGAGCTTTGATTTGTCATGATGAGCAAACAAAACAACGGATTGACTATATTAAAAATTTTGGATTTGCGAATGAAACAACTGTTGTTGCTCCTGGTATTAATGGAAAAATGGATGAAGTGCGTGCTGCATATGGTTTATTGAGCCTTAAACATGTGGATCAAGCTATAGAAAAACGTTGTCGGGTGGCAAAACAATATCGGGAAGCCTTGAATGATGTTGAAGGGATACGTTGTTTTGATGATAAACCGAATGTTAAACATAATTACTCTTATTTTCCTATCTTTGTGGATGAAAAGAAATATGGTATGAGTAGAGATGACTTATACGAGAAAATGAAGTCTGTAGGTGTCTTTGGGCGTCGCTACTTTTATCCTTTAATAAGTACTTTTTCTACATACCGTGGTTTGGAGTCGGCTTCCAAAATGAATTTGCCAGAAGCTTATAAAATGGCTGAAGAGGTAATTTGTCTACCGATGCATCATGGCTTGAATGAAAATGATATTGAGCGAGTAATAAAGTCTATTATACAATGA
- a CDS encoding BRO-N domain-containing protein, with amino-acid sequence MTKKEAIKIFEEKKVRTLWDDETEEWYFSIVDVVSVLTDSENPRRYWSDLKRKLSVEGSQLYAQIVQLKLPSADGKYYKTDVAATEQLFRLIQSIPSPKAEPFKLWMAQVAKERLDEMQDPERTIDRAMMEYKNLGYSDHWINQRLKSIEIRKDLADEWRSHDLQEGVQFATLTDIIYQTWSGKTSKEYKRFKGLKKESLRDNMTNTELALNMLAEAATTELSKEKDPQYFEEHVQVAQQGGKAAEAARKQLESDLGHSVISPLNAKTGLRLDKGNDKKE; translated from the coding sequence ATGACGAAGAAAGAAGCAATTAAAATTTTTGAAGAAAAGAAAGTGCGTACCCTTTGGGACGACGAAACGGAAGAATGGTATTTCTCCATAGTAGATGTGGTGAGTGTACTGACGGATAGTGAGAACCCACGTAGATATTGGAGTGATTTGAAACGGAAGTTATCTGTAGAAGGAAGTCAGTTGTACGCTCAAATCGTACAACTGAAATTACCATCAGCAGACGGTAAATATTATAAAACCGATGTTGCCGCAACTGAGCAGTTGTTCCGTTTGATCCAATCTATCCCATCTCCGAAAGCTGAACCGTTCAAGCTTTGGATGGCTCAAGTCGCTAAAGAGCGATTAGACGAAATGCAGGATCCGGAACGGACAATCGATCGGGCGATGATGGAGTATAAAAACTTGGGCTATTCGGACCATTGGATCAACCAACGGCTCAAAAGCATCGAGATTCGTAAAGATCTGGCCGATGAATGGAGAAGTCACGACTTACAAGAGGGTGTACAGTTCGCCACTCTCACGGATATTATTTATCAAACATGGTCAGGTAAAACATCAAAAGAATATAAACGTTTTAAAGGGTTGAAAAAAGAGAGTCTTCGTGATAACATGACGAATACCGAACTCGCCCTCAATATGCTGGCAGAAGCTGCAACTACGGAATTATCCAAAGAAAAGGATCCACAATATTTTGAAGAGCATGTACAAGTAGCCCAACAAGGAGGAAAAGCTGCCGAAGCTGCCCGAAAACAATTGGAAAGTGATTTGGGACATTCGGTTATTTCCCCGCTTAATGCGAAAACGGGGTTGAGGTTGGATAAAGGAAATGATAAGAAAGAATAA
- a CDS encoding SDR family NAD(P)-dependent oxidoreductase, whose translation MSQLEGKRILITGASSGIGRVVAQYVAREKGQVVLVARNEERLNETLVTLENGDHNYFCCDLTKEEELKSIVDSMGHLDGVVFCAGVNEFVPVKFINQEKINSMFQINYFSQIILIQKLLKKKLINKGASLVFISSISSLLGTPGTTLYAASKGAINSTVKVLAVELSGMRIRVNAICPGIVRTQMIGNTNISEEQFLEQEKLYPLGLGSPEDVANAVIYHLSEGSRWLTGNIMVLDGGFSLK comes from the coding sequence ATGAGCCAGTTAGAAGGGAAACGTATATTAATAACAGGAGCTTCTTCCGGTATTGGTCGAGTTGTCGCTCAATATGTAGCTCGCGAGAAAGGACAAGTTGTCTTAGTTGCCAGAAACGAAGAACGTCTGAATGAAACATTAGTTACTTTGGAAAACGGGGATCATAATTATTTCTGTTGTGATCTAACGAAAGAAGAGGAATTAAAGTCTATTGTAGATTCTATGGGGCATTTAGATGGTGTAGTTTTTTGTGCTGGAGTAAATGAATTTGTTCCTGTGAAATTTATTAATCAGGAGAAAATTAATTCCATGTTTCAAATCAATTATTTTTCACAGATAATACTGATTCAGAAACTTCTCAAAAAGAAATTGATTAATAAAGGTGCTTCTTTAGTTTTTATATCTTCTATTTCTTCATTATTAGGTACACCTGGAACGACTTTATATGCTGCGTCTAAAGGAGCTATCAATTCAACGGTAAAAGTTCTTGCTGTAGAGTTATCTGGAATGAGAATTAGAGTTAATGCAATATGCCCTGGAATAGTCAGGACCCAAATGATAGGAAATACAAATATTTCAGAAGAACAGTTTTTAGAACAGGAAAAATTATATCCTTTAGGGTTAGGATCGCCAGAGGATGTCGCTAATGCTGTCATATATCATTTGTCGGAAGGAAGTCGTTGGTTAACAGGGAATATAATGGTTTTAGATGGTGGTTTTTCATTAAAATAG
- a CDS encoding UDP-glucose dehydrogenase family protein — protein MKIAIVGTGYVGLVTGTCFAEMGTEVFCVDVNTEKIENLKQGIIPIYEPGLEDMVHRNQQAGRLHFTTDLAECLDEVEVLFSAVGTPPDEDGSADLKYVLEVARTVGRNIKKHILVVTKSTVPVGTAKKVRQAIQEELDKRGVQIEFDVASNPEFLKEGAAISDFMSPDRVVVGIESERAEELMTRLYRPFLLNNFRVIFMDVPSAEMTKYAANAMLATRISFMNDIANLCEIVGADVNMVRKGIGSDSRIGNRFLYAGIGYGGSCFPKDVKALINTARQNKYPMRILQAVEEVNNEQKSLLFHKLEKHFKGDLKGKRVAIWGLAFKPETDDMREAPSLVLIDKLLAAGCEVYAYDPVAVEEAKRRIGDAVHYAKDIYDAVVDADALMLVTEWKEFRMPSWSAIKKLMATPLVLDGRNIYDIKEMEENGFVYHCIGR, from the coding sequence ATGAAAATAGCGATAGTAGGAACAGGCTATGTGGGCCTGGTTACCGGAACCTGTTTTGCAGAAATGGGAACCGAAGTCTTTTGCGTCGATGTAAATACTGAAAAAATTGAAAACCTTAAACAAGGTATAATCCCTATATATGAACCGGGCCTGGAAGATATGGTTCACCGTAACCAGCAGGCCGGAAGATTACATTTTACAACTGATTTGGCAGAGTGCCTGGATGAGGTAGAAGTCTTGTTCAGTGCCGTAGGTACACCTCCCGACGAAGATGGCAGTGCAGACTTGAAGTATGTGCTTGAAGTGGCACGTACTGTCGGTCGCAATATCAAAAAGCACATTTTGGTAGTAACGAAAAGTACAGTGCCTGTCGGTACTGCTAAAAAGGTACGCCAGGCTATCCAGGAAGAGTTGGATAAGCGTGGGGTACAAATTGAATTTGATGTTGCTTCCAATCCGGAATTCCTGAAAGAAGGAGCTGCGATCAGTGATTTTATGAGTCCGGACCGTGTAGTCGTAGGTATTGAGTCGGAGCGTGCAGAAGAGCTGATGACTCGTTTGTACCGTCCTTTCCTTTTGAACAATTTCCGTGTTATTTTTATGGATGTGCCCTCTGCGGAGATGACCAAGTATGCTGCGAATGCCATGCTGGCTACCCGCATCAGCTTTATGAATGATATCGCGAATTTGTGTGAGATTGTTGGTGCTGATGTGAATATGGTGCGCAAGGGGATCGGATCGGATAGTCGTATCGGTAACCGTTTCCTGTATGCAGGTATCGGATATGGCGGTTCTTGTTTTCCAAAGGATGTAAAAGCCTTGATTAATACGGCTAGACAGAATAAATACCCGATGCGTATCCTGCAGGCTGTAGAGGAAGTGAATAATGAACAGAAATCTCTTTTGTTCCATAAGCTTGAAAAACATTTCAAGGGCGACTTGAAAGGAAAACGTGTTGCTATCTGGGGATTGGCTTTTAAACCTGAAACAGATGATATGCGCGAAGCTCCCTCTTTGGTCTTGATAGATAAGTTATTGGCTGCCGGTTGTGAGGTGTATGCGTATGACCCGGTGGCTGTGGAAGAAGCCAAACGCCGTATTGGTGATGCGGTTCATTATGCAAAAGACATTTATGATGCTGTTGTAGATGCTGATGCCTTGATGCTTGTGACGGAATGGAAAGAATTTCGTATGCCTTCCTGGTCTGCCATTAAGAAACTGATGGCTACCCCGCTGGTACTTGACGGTCGTAATATTTATGACATCAAGGAGATGGAAGAGAATGGGTTTGTTTATCATTGCATAGGGAGGTAG
- a CDS encoding VOC family protein: protein MLPDFKFHHIGIAVFDIDATARYYVEAGYKKSETIVDPIQNIRICFLSKEGMPMLELLAPVDDKSPVVKTLEKVGVTPYHSCYLVRNIEEAIVLLKKKHFILLGKPVEACAINNKKVCFLFNREVGLIELLEE, encoded by the coding sequence ATGTTACCAGATTTTAAATTTCATCACATAGGAATTGCTGTTTTTGACATTGATGCAACGGCTAGGTATTATGTAGAAGCTGGATATAAAAAATCAGAAACGATTGTTGATCCGATCCAAAATATCCGGATTTGTTTTTTGTCAAAGGAAGGGATGCCTATGTTGGAACTTTTAGCTCCTGTGGATGATAAGTCTCCGGTAGTCAAAACTTTGGAAAAAGTTGGGGTGACTCCTTATCATTCTTGCTATTTAGTTCGAAATATTGAAGAGGCGATAGTTCTGTTAAAAAAGAAACATTTCATTCTGCTGGGAAAACCTGTAGAAGCTTGTGCTATAAATAATAAGAAAGTTTGTTTTTTGTTTAATAGAGAAGTTGGATTAATAGAATTACTGGAGGAATAA
- a CDS encoding 3-oxoacyl-ACP synthase III family protein, with product MATITYHNVGIKAMSACVPSKIAYNRDLNAIMEQEEVDKVINSVGIHERRICESDVCASDLCYKAAKRLIEDNNIDIASIDMLLFTSQTADYRIPATSCILQHRLNLPKSCACLDLSLGCSGYVYALSTAFAYASLEGINRVLLLDGETFSKIVNPKDKVNAPLYGDAGTATLIEKGEYKDSTFVLNTDGSGEDSVKIPAGMRNPVMIDSLEEKERENNNIRTEMEIYMDGMDVFNFAISVVPKSIKEVAKITQIELNAIDYLVFHQSNKFMTDFFIKRLKFDEKKVPYCIAKYGNTSSASIPLTIVSELEQKLKGEKQVIMCGFGAGLSWATALIHYRDCHISPIITY from the coding sequence ATGGCAACAATAACATATCATAACGTTGGAATAAAGGCAATGAGTGCATGTGTCCCTTCAAAGATTGCTTATAATAGGGATTTGAATGCTATTATGGAACAAGAAGAGGTTGATAAAGTGATCAATTCGGTGGGTATTCATGAGAGGCGTATTTGTGAATCAGATGTTTGTGCATCTGATTTATGTTATAAGGCAGCAAAACGGCTGATTGAAGATAACAATATAGATATTGCATCAATTGATATGTTGTTATTTACCAGCCAAACAGCAGACTATAGAATACCTGCTACATCTTGTATTCTCCAACATCGATTAAATTTACCTAAGTCCTGTGCCTGTTTAGACTTGTCTTTGGGATGTTCTGGGTATGTATATGCGCTTTCAACAGCATTTGCATATGCCTCTTTGGAGGGCATTAATAGGGTTTTATTATTGGATGGAGAAACTTTCTCTAAGATAGTGAATCCCAAGGATAAAGTGAACGCACCTCTTTATGGGGATGCAGGAACTGCTACTCTGATAGAGAAAGGGGAATATAAGGATTCCACATTTGTTTTGAATACAGATGGTTCTGGAGAAGATTCTGTTAAAATTCCAGCCGGTATGCGTAATCCTGTCATGATTGACTCGTTAGAGGAAAAGGAAAGAGAGAATAATAATATTCGTACTGAGATGGAAATTTATATGGACGGTATGGATGTTTTTAACTTTGCTATAAGCGTAGTACCTAAGAGCATTAAAGAAGTTGCCAAAATAACTCAAATAGAGTTGAATGCTATAGACTATCTTGTTTTTCATCAGTCAAATAAATTTATGACAGATTTCTTTATCAAAAGGTTAAAGTTTGATGAAAAGAAAGTTCCCTATTGTATTGCCAAGTACGGTAATACCAGTTCTGCTTCTATTCCTCTGACTATTGTTTCAGAGTTAGAGCAAAAATTGAAAGGAGAAAAACAAGTAATAATGTGCGGATTTGGAGCTGGTTTATCGTGGGCTACAGCACTTATTCATTATAGAGATTGCCATATATCACCAATTATAACATATTGA
- a CDS encoding acyl carrier protein produces the protein MDLNLFLENFAAQFDDTDIDEIKAETAFKELEEWSSLTALSIIAMVDEEYEVSIKGDDIRNAITVEDLYNIVVSKLG, from the coding sequence ATGGATTTGAATCTTTTTCTTGAAAATTTTGCAGCTCAGTTCGATGATACTGATATTGACGAAATAAAAGCGGAGACTGCATTTAAAGAGTTGGAAGAATGGTCTTCTTTAACTGCTTTATCTATTATCGCAATGGTTGATGAAGAATACGAAGTTAGTATAAAAGGAGACGATATACGTAATGCTATTACTGTGGAAGATTTGTATAATATAGTTGTATCTAAGTTGGGATGA
- a CDS encoding lipopolysaccharide biosynthesis protein, translated as MAEQTLKEKTAKGLFWGGLSNGVQQLLGMCFGIVLARILDAEDYGLVGMLAVFSGIAGTIINSGFTVALTNKKKILHSDYNAVFWFTVIVGLICYLVLFLLAPMIAEFYHHPELIWLSRVLFLGFFFSGCASVSYTVLFKQLMVKQQAQIDISAMALSGTVGVVLAIKGYAYWALALQSLTYAISGAVLRFIFAPWKPTFEFNFAPLKGILGFSSKMFLTNIFQQINVNVFSILLGRFYNANQVGYYSQGNKWMTMGYGLVTGMVLSVAQPVFAQVTDDTERETMILRKMLRFGAFVSFPLLLGLAFIAKEFIIITVGEKWLASVPFLQLFCLWGAFGYIWFLYTNLLIAHGKSDIYLKGVVGTAIVQLSVVALCFPLGIYTMVCAYIFVFLISIIWWHTRVSKILNLKFVLVLKDISPYLLSVLFSFFVAWVLCLYISNIYLLLFSKILITGVVYFAILWVADSKILKESLNFVLRKR; from the coding sequence ATGGCAGAGCAAACACTGAAAGAAAAGACGGCAAAAGGACTCTTTTGGGGAGGACTGAGTAATGGTGTACAGCAGTTGCTAGGCATGTGCTTTGGTATTGTTTTAGCTCGTATTTTGGATGCAGAAGATTATGGATTGGTAGGTATGCTCGCTGTCTTTTCCGGGATTGCAGGAACGATTATTAATAGTGGGTTTACTGTTGCATTAACGAATAAAAAGAAAATATTGCATAGTGATTATAATGCCGTATTTTGGTTCACAGTTATTGTTGGTTTGATTTGTTATCTAGTTCTTTTTCTTTTAGCTCCAATGATTGCGGAGTTTTACCATCATCCTGAATTGATTTGGCTTTCGAGAGTTCTGTTCTTGGGCTTTTTCTTTTCTGGATGTGCTTCTGTATCCTATACAGTCCTATTTAAACAGTTGATGGTGAAGCAACAGGCTCAAATTGATATTTCAGCAATGGCTCTATCTGGAACTGTAGGAGTTGTATTGGCAATAAAAGGATATGCCTATTGGGCTTTAGCTCTGCAAAGTCTTACATATGCAATTAGTGGGGCAGTTCTGAGATTCATATTTGCACCTTGGAAACCAACATTTGAATTTAACTTTGCTCCATTAAAAGGTATATTGGGGTTTAGTAGTAAAATGTTTCTAACAAATATATTTCAGCAGATTAATGTAAATGTATTTTCTATATTGTTGGGGCGTTTTTATAATGCAAATCAGGTAGGATACTATTCTCAAGGGAATAAATGGATGACTATGGGGTATGGTCTGGTTACAGGAATGGTTCTAAGTGTGGCTCAGCCTGTATTTGCCCAGGTAACAGATGATACGGAAAGGGAAACTATGATTTTACGAAAAATGCTTCGTTTTGGCGCTTTTGTCTCTTTCCCTTTATTATTAGGATTAGCATTTATAGCTAAAGAATTCATTATTATTACAGTTGGAGAGAAATGGTTAGCTAGTGTGCCTTTTCTGCAATTGTTTTGCTTGTGGGGAGCTTTTGGCTATATATGGTTTTTATATACTAATCTCTTGATAGCACATGGAAAATCTGATATTTATTTAAAAGGTGTAGTGGGAACTGCCATTGTTCAGTTATCTGTGGTGGCTCTATGTTTCCCTTTAGGCATTTATACGATGGTGTGCGCTTATATCTTTGTTTTTTTAATTAGTATTATATGGTGGCATACCCGCGTTTCTAAAATATTGAATTTGAAATTTGTTTTAGTACTTAAAGATATTTCCCCTTATCTACTGTCTGTATTGTTTTCTTTCTTTGTAGCGTGGGTATTGTGTCTTTATATATCAAATATTTATTTGTTGTTATTCTCAAAGATATTAATCACTGGCGTTGTATACTTTGCTATTCTTTGGGTTGCTGATTCAAAGATATTAAAAGAGTCGTTGAATTTTGTATTAAGAAAAAGATGA